The genomic segment GTGCCTATTGATGAAAAGCATCCCCTTCAGGGACAATCTCCTTATTCTGCCAGTAAGATAGGTGCCGATCAGTTAGCTCTTTCCTTTTATCGCTCCTTTGAGCTTCCCCTGGTCATCGCTCGTCCATTTAATACTTATGGGCCGAGGCAATCTACTCGGGCCGTGATCCCTACCATTATTTCTCAGTTAGCGATGAATCCAAATGAATTAAGGCTTGGTGCTATTTCACCGACCCGAGACTTCAATTATGTTCTGGATACTGTTCGCGGTTTCGAAGCACTCTTAAGGGCTGATGATCAAGTACTGGGTGAGGAGATAAACCTGGGGAGTGGTTTTGAAGTCAGTATTGAAGAAACCGTCAATATGCTATGTGATCTAATGGGAGTATCACCAAAAATCGTAACAGAAGAGCAGCGTTTGCGTCCGGATAAAAGTGAGGTTAATCGACTCTTTTGTGATAACAGAAAGGCCTTGAAGCTCTTGGATTGGCAACCTGAGTTCGCTGGTGTTGATGGATTTCGTAAAGGGCTAGAGCACACAGTTCATTGGTTTCAGGAGGCTAAAAACCTGCAGTTATATCGTTTCGGGGACTATACCCTATGACTCCTGAGAATAAGAGTAGAGAGCTTGCAGCTCGAATTCGGCACGCATCGGGTTGCCACAACAGTGTCATGCCACTTCATGAACCTATGTTTATCGGTAATGAGTGGCACTATGTGAAAGAGTGCCTGGATACGGGATGGGTTTCTTCCCAGGGTAAGTTTGTTGATCAATTTGAAAGGGATCTTGAGTCTTACACGGGAAGTAACCATGCTATCGCTGTAATGAATGGTACGGCAGCACTTCACCTGGCTCTACTAGGTGCCGGTGTGAAGGCAGGAGATGAGGTATTAACGCCATCCCTTAGCTTTGTCGCAACGGCCAATGCCATCTGCTATTGCGGGGCAACCCCTCATTTTGTGGATGTTGAAAGTCTGAATTTAGGCCTGGATGCCACCTCTTTGGATGAGTATCTGAACTCTGCCACAGAGCTTAGAGATGGCACTTGCTACAACTGTTCCACTGGCCGGGTTATAAGAGCCTTGGTTGTTATGCATACCTTTGGGATACCCTCTGAAATGGAGGCTATCCAAAAGCTATGTAAGCAGTACTCACTTGCATTGGTTGAAGATGCTGCAGAGGGGCTAGGTAGTCATTATCAGGGGCAGCATGTTGGGACATTTGGTGTCACTGCCGCACTTAGTTTCAATGGTAATAAAATCATGACTACAGGTGGAGGCGGCGCTGTTTTGTGTCAGGGAAAGGTGCTTGCTGAGAGGCTTCATCATCTTTCGACGACAGCGAAGCTTAAGCATCCATGGCAGTATCATCATGATGCAGTTGGATATAATTATCGGATGCCAAACCTTAATGCAGCCTTAGGGTGTGCTCAGCTTGAGCAGATGCCGGAAATATTAAGACGCAAACGCACTCTTCACGAGAGTTATCAGCAGTATTTTCCCTGGAGGGGGATTGAGTTATTAAAAGCTTCTGGTGACAGAGAATGGAACTACTGGCTAATGGGATTAAGCCTACCTTCTGATTATAAATTAGAAATAGTCTTAGAAGAATTGAATTCACAAGGGATCCTTGCTCGACCAGTCTGGCAGCCTCTGCATCAACTTCCGATGTTTGAGGTCTCACCTCGAATGGATTTAAGTTGCACAGAGCGGCTAGCTAGTTGCATTATCAATATACCAAGTAGTGCAGGGGTCATGGATGATGCAAAAAATTTTTAAAGTTACTGTTGTGACGGGCGGCAGAGCCGATTATGGTTTGCTGCGTCCCTTACTAAAAGCCTTAAAAAAACACCCTAAGTTTGAATTACAGCTCGCCGTTACCGGAGCTCATTGTTGCCAAAGTTGGGGGGATAGCTTGTCAACTATTCATAGCGATGGTTTTCATATTGCAGCTGAAGTTGATATGCAACTTGCCAGTGATACCCCTGTTGGAATGAGTAAGTCTTTAGGACTTGGTGTGCTCGGAATGAGCGCAGCTTTGTCTCGGTTAAAACCAGATGCACTAGTTCTTCTTGGTGATCGTTATGAAATTTTTGCAGCAGCTCAAGCCGCTCTTTTTCTTAAAGTCCCTGTTGTTCATCTTCATGGAGGAGAGCTGAGTCAAGGAGCTGTGGACGACTCTATTCGTCACTGTATCTCTAAGATTGCAAGCCTTCACTTTTGCTCAACTGAGGAGTATCGACAGCGCCTTCTTCAGTTAGGGGAAGCGGTGGAGGCTGTTTACGATACCGGCCCTCTGGCTCTGGATAATATACGAGAACTTAAGTTGTTGACACGAGATGAGTTGGTGGCTGAACTGGGCTCTGCATTCTCTCGTCCGTATTTGCTCATGACATTGCACCCTGAGACAGCTACAAACCATGATCCAAGAGTACTTTCTGAACTGCTCTGTGAGACGCTAAGAAATGAATGGCCGCATCAGATCATTATGACATCCAGCAACTCTGACGCCGGAGGACAGCAAATAGAGGGGGTACTAGAGAGTTATGTTCAGAAGTATCCCGAGCAGTTTGTACTATATAAGCATCTGGGAGTACTACGATATATGTCTGCTGTAAGTTGTGCGAAAGCAGTTGTTGGCAACTCATCAAGTGGACTCCTTGAAGTTCCACTCTTAGGAACTCCGACACTGGATATTGGAGAGCGTCAAAGAGGGCGAACAGCACCGATTTCCGTTATTCGCGCTTGCGCTACAGCTCGGGAGATCGTTAATGGGTTGGAAAGAGCGCTGTCTAAATCTCATCAGGAGCTATCAAAGCATCATTGCCATACCTATGGTGAGGACTCTGTTGCCGAACGTATGATCAACGTTTTACTTAGCCACCTTCAGCAGGGACTAGGCAAGCTTCCTTTTGTGGACAGGATGGAAAGAAGGGTTTAGTGGACACTTTGGACAAGAGGCTCGAAAAAAAGTATGCACAGGGGGGGGTAATAAATCTTTGTATTTTGAAGTGCAAAGGTGAAAGGGTAAAGGGTTCATGTTAGGCTCAAAATGTAGCTAGCATCCAGGGAGAGAGTGCATGAAGCGCTGGCAGAACAGCTTTATTGATCCAGAGGCGAGTATTGAGCGAGCTATCCAAATTATCGATAAAAGTGGCTTGCAGCTTGTGATGGTGGTTGATACTGAGCATCGGCTATTAGGGGTTATCACGGATGGTGATGTGCGGCGCGCGCTCTTGCAACACATTCCTTTAACCGAGCCTGTAACTGCAATTATGCAGTGTTC from the Dongshaea marina genome contains:
- a CDS encoding NAD-dependent 4,6-dehydratase LegB; this encodes MNNRILVTGADGFIGSHLIEMLVSQGYSVRAFCMYNSFDRRGWLDTLSPEFLEHIEFFMGDIRDPNGVRQAIQGVDAVLHLAALIAIPFSYHSPDSYVDTNIKGTLNVLQAARDLEVQRVVHTSTSEVYGSACYVPIDEKHPLQGQSPYSASKIGADQLALSFYRSFELPLVIARPFNTYGPRQSTRAVIPTIISQLAMNPNELRLGAISPTRDFNYVLDTVRGFEALLRADDQVLGEEINLGSGFEVSIEETVNMLCDLMGVSPKIVTEEQRLRPDKSEVNRLFCDNRKALKLLDWQPEFAGVDGFRKGLEHTVHWFQEAKNLQLYRFGDYTL
- a CDS encoding LegC family aminotransferase translates to MTPENKSRELAARIRHASGCHNSVMPLHEPMFIGNEWHYVKECLDTGWVSSQGKFVDQFERDLESYTGSNHAIAVMNGTAALHLALLGAGVKAGDEVLTPSLSFVATANAICYCGATPHFVDVESLNLGLDATSLDEYLNSATELRDGTCYNCSTGRVIRALVVMHTFGIPSEMEAIQKLCKQYSLALVEDAAEGLGSHYQGQHVGTFGVTAALSFNGNKIMTTGGGGAVLCQGKVLAERLHHLSTTAKLKHPWQYHHDAVGYNYRMPNLNAALGCAQLEQMPEILRRKRTLHESYQQYFPWRGIELLKASGDREWNYWLMGLSLPSDYKLEIVLEELNSQGILARPVWQPLHQLPMFEVSPRMDLSCTERLASCIINIPSSAGVMDDAKNF
- the neuC gene encoding UDP-N-acetylglucosamine 2-epimerase; translated protein: MMQKIFKVTVVTGGRADYGLLRPLLKALKKHPKFELQLAVTGAHCCQSWGDSLSTIHSDGFHIAAEVDMQLASDTPVGMSKSLGLGVLGMSAALSRLKPDALVLLGDRYEIFAAAQAALFLKVPVVHLHGGELSQGAVDDSIRHCISKIASLHFCSTEEYRQRLLQLGEAVEAVYDTGPLALDNIRELKLLTRDELVAELGSAFSRPYLLMTLHPETATNHDPRVLSELLCETLRNEWPHQIIMTSSNSDAGGQQIEGVLESYVQKYPEQFVLYKHLGVLRYMSAVSCAKAVVGNSSSGLLEVPLLGTPTLDIGERQRGRTAPISVIRACATAREIVNGLERALSKSHQELSKHHCHTYGEDSVAERMINVLLSHLQQGLGKLPFVDRMERRV